The DNA region GACGCCGGCGGTGATGATGGATTCGTAAAGCGCCGCGACCTTTTCCAGGGTTTCCGGCGTGTCGCCGGAGACCACCTTGAGGATGCGCGTCAGGGTGTGTTCCTTGTCGCCGGGGTTGATGCGCTCGGGGGAGTAGCCGACGAAGAAATCCTCCTTCCACTTCATGCCGGAGTGTTTCTCCAGCAGGGGAATGCACACCTCCTCGGTGGCGCCGGGATAGACGGTGGACTCATAGACCACGATGGCGCCTTTTTTCATGTGCCGGCCCACGGAGGTGGAGGCGCCGATCAGCGGCCCGAAATCCGGTTGATGCGCGGCATCCACGGGCGTGGGCACGGCGACGATGATGAAGTCGCAGGCCGCAAGCTGGGAGGCGTCCGTGGTGCAGGTGAGATGCACGGCGGCCCGCAGGTCTTCCGTCGCCACTTCTCCGGTGGGGTCGCAGTGGCGGCGGTAATGGGCCACTTTCTCCTCCGACAGGTCCACGCCGATGGTCTGGAATTTCTTGCCGAATTCCACGGCAAGCGGCAGGCCCACATAGCCGAGCCCGACGACACCGATGATGCTCATGGTGATCAACCCCTGTTTCTTTTGCAATGTTCCCGCATTCTAACCAAGGGAAGCGGCCGCCGATAGCCGCGGGCCGTGACCAGGGCCGGCTATAATCCGCCCATGGTGAAGACGATGCGTGGGCGATTGTGCCTCGCGGCGATGCTGGCTGCAGCTTCCATGCCAGCGCGGGGGGAGCTTGCCGACACCATTGTCCGCGTCAAGCCGGCGGTGGTGGCGGTGGGCACTCAGCAGGCAACCCGCGCGCCCCAGCACGTCTTCCAGGGCACGGGTTTCGTCGTCGGGGATGGCCGGCAGGTGGTCACCAATGCCCATGTCCTGCCCCGCAATCCCGATCCTGCGCAACCGGAGCGCCTCGTGGTGCTCGCCCAGGTGGACGGCCGGCCGCGAGTCCTTCCCGCCCGCGTCGAGCGCATCGATATCGCCCATGATCTGGCGCTTCTCACCCTCGACGGACCACCGCTGCCCAGCCTCCCACTGGGCGATGCCAGTCGGGTGCGGGAGGGCATGGAGGTGGCCTTCACCGGCTTCCCCCTGGGCATGGCCCTGGGGCTTGTGCCTGTCACCCACCGCGGCATCGTCTCCGCCATCACCCCGGTGGCCAGCCGCGCGGGCGGGGCGCGGGATTTGAGCCCCCAGGCCATCGAACGGCTGCGCCAACCCTTCTTCGTTTTCCAGCTCGATGCCACGGCCTACCCAGGCAACAGCGGCAGTCCCCTGTTTGATCCCCGCA from Burkholderiales bacterium includes:
- a CDS encoding serine protease encodes the protein MRGRLCLAAMLAAASMPARGELADTIVRVKPAVVAVGTQQATRAPQHVFQGTGFVVGDGRQVVTNAHVLPRNPDPAQPERLVVLAQVDGRPRVLPARVERIDIAHDLALLTLDGPPLPSLPLGDASRVREGMEVAFTGFPLGMALGLVPVTHRGIVSAITPVASRAGGARDLSPQAIERLRQPFFVFQLDATAYPGNSGSPLFDPRTGEVLGVLNSVLVKKSKEAALSDPSGISYVIPVNFIRDLLAGAARP